AACGACACAGATCGCTGTGGTTTTTATTGATTAATTCCGCAATTTCACGACTACTCATCGTCAAAGTGCTTGTGTTTTCTTTCGAAATCGTTAATAATTGATTCATCTGTATATTCCTTAATGAATTAGCCACGAAATCTCCTCGTGGCTTTTTTTATTTCTTGTGTAACACAATCGCACATTCAATCGAATGTTGCGTCGCTGCCAAATGTTTACTCAATGCTTGACGTATTTTGTCTTCTTCTTTCGAAGTGATTTCGCCGTCTTCTAACGCTGTTTCTAATGCAGCAAATAACAAGCCTCGTGCGGAAAGCTCGTGCAGTTGTAAATTAGCAAGCTCAACCTTGTCTAATTCATTCTCTGCTACATCAGGTACAAAACGCCCACCAGCCAAACGGCATAGTTCATCAATAAATTGCGTGCAGCCATATTCTTGCTGAATCGCAATTAATTCTTCATTTTTGAATCGCTGACCCTTTGTTTGATAAAGACGATTCTTTAATTCACTTTCGGTAAAACCTAGGAATCCAGCTACCGCACTTCTCCCCCCAGGAATCCGATCAACCATTTCGATAATAACTTTCTTCATTTCCATAATTTTTGCCTTATTTTTATGGTTTTCTTTTTGGTAAAGGTTGGTAAATTAATCCCACAAATCAGGACGTAATTCGGATTTCTTGACTTTTCCATCTGTAAGTTCTTCAATCTTTGCGCAACGTTCCGCAGGTACTTTTTCACGCCACTTGGAAACAGCCCAAGGGGTAAGATTGAAATGTCGAGCCATAGCCGAAATACCGCCCACGATTTCATAAGCTTTTTCGATTGGTAGCATTTTAACCTCTTTATTCTATTTAAAGTAGTATAATTCTACTATTAAAAATAGAATTGAATCAACCATTTTAATTTTGTATCTTCTACCTTTAGTAGAATAAAGGAGTGTCTATGACAGATTTAGCAAGCCGACTTAATGAATTAATGGCTAAACAAGGCAAAAATATTGTGGATTTACAAAAAGCTGTTGGCGTAACCTATGAAATGGCTAGACGTTACACTTTAGGCACTGCAACCCCGAGAGATAATAAAATTGAAGCTATAGCGAAGTACTTTGGAGTTACCCCTGCTCATTTGAAATACGGAACAGTCGATTCTTTAGAAAATCAAGTAACTTCTAATGTGAAAGACGTTGGCTCATTCGACTTATGGGATCGCAATACTCCACTAAATAGCGATGAATACGCCGTTCCGTTTTATCAAGACATTCGCCTTGCTGCTGGAAACGGATTTGCTGATGACATAGCGGACTATAACAACTTCAAATTGCGTTTTTCCAAATCAACACTACGTAAACAAGGCGTACAGTACGAAAATGCGGTATGTGTGATTGCTGACGGAAACTCGATGGAGCCTGTTATTCCGGATGGAACAACAGTTGGCATTGATCTTGGTAATAAAACAATCCGAGATGGGAAAATATACGCAATAAATCACGGTGGGCTACTACGCATAAAGCTACTTTACAATATGCCAAACGAACAAGTGAAAATCCGCAGTTATAACACCGAAGAACACCCTGATGAAATAGCAGAACTACAAGATATTTCTGTGTTAGGGAAAGTGTTTTGGTATTCAGTATTATTATAGAAAACATAATAACTAAAACGACTTCTACATAAGTTACCCAAGGAACCAACTATGGATATTCGATTATGGAGATCTATTGTTAGACAAAGAACATTACGAGCTCTCACAAGTAAAGAAAAGAAAATCAGACAAAGAGGCGGAAAGCCTAAATATAAACATCTTGCTCATAAATCCTTTAATCTTTTTGAGGTTATCGCCCCATATAAAATTATTTTAGCTAAAGAAATAGGGTATGAATTTGTAGCATTTAAAGAAGAGCTCGAAGAAAAAGCAAAACTAGCAGCACGAAGTCGAAGTCGCCTGAAACTAAATTTTCGGGACACTGATATTATCGATGCTGCCGCTTGTAGCGTTTTAATAGCTGTTTTAGATACGATAAAATCGCAATATAGAACCTTGAAATTTCAAATTGTAAGACCAAAATCAAAACCAGCAGATCATCGTAAACATATTCCCTATGATGTTGATGCTATATTTTGTCATATAGGACTATATAAATCCTTAGGGTTTAATTATACATCTTCATCTTCTCAAGAAAATGTGAAATGTTGGCATTATGTTTATAGTGAT
The nucleotide sequence above comes from Haemophilus influenzae. Encoded proteins:
- a CDS encoding YmfL family putative regulatory protein produces the protein MEMKKVIIEMVDRIPGGRSAVAGFLGFTESELKNRLYQTKGQRFKNEELIAIQQEYGCTQFIDELCRLAGGRFVPDVAENELDKVELANLQLHELSARGLLFAALETALEDGEITSKEEDKIRQALSKHLAATQHSIECAIVLHKK
- a CDS encoding LexA family transcriptional regulator, translating into MTDLASRLNELMAKQGKNIVDLQKAVGVTYEMARRYTLGTATPRDNKIEAIAKYFGVTPAHLKYGTVDSLENQVTSNVKDVGSFDLWDRNTPLNSDEYAVPFYQDIRLAAGNGFADDIADYNNFKLRFSKSTLRKQGVQYENAVCVIADGNSMEPVIPDGTTVGIDLGNKTIRDGKIYAINHGGLLRIKLLYNMPNEQVKIRSYNTEEHPDEIAELQDISVLGKVFWYSVLL
- a CDS encoding transcriptional regulator; protein product: MLPIEKAYEIVGGISAMARHFNLTPWAVSKWREKVPAERCAKIEELTDGKVKKSELRPDLWD